The Vitis vinifera cultivar Pinot Noir 40024 chromosome 12, ASM3070453v1 genome has a segment encoding these proteins:
- the LOC100261861 gene encoding dirigent protein 4, with the protein MVAGNTKRRWYILEFGTIFATDDALTESIDRNSTQVGRAHGIYVNSALGGSDLHLLMSLVFTNKEYNGSTLQIQGADRFLHKYREVSVVSGTGKFRFARGYATLETVYLDIPGSNAIIRWNVTFLHY; encoded by the coding sequence ATGGTGGCTGGCAACACCAAAAGGCGATGGTACATTCTTGAATTCGGCACCATCTTTGCCACTGACGATGCATTAACGGAATCCATTGATCGCAATTCAACACAAGTGGGGCGCGCCCATGGCATCTATGTGAACTCAGCGCTGGGCGGCTCTGACTTGCACCTCTTGATGTCTCTGGTGTTCACCAACAAGGAGTACAATGGCAGCACCCTTCAGATCCAGGGTGCTGATAGGTTTCTCCACAAGTACAGAGAGGTTTCTGTGGTGTCTGGAACTGGGAAGTTCCGGTTTGCCAGGGGCTATGCCACCTTGGAGACTGTTTACTTGGATATTCCGGGTTCCAACGCCATCATTCGATGGAATGTTACCTTTCTTCATTATTAA